A genomic region of Thalassoglobus sp. JC818 contains the following coding sequences:
- a CDS encoding cob(I)yrinic acid a,c-diamide adenosyltransferase encodes MVYLNKIYTRTGDTGETSLGDGTRVPKDHPRIIAYGTIDELNSALGTVTALSQPTSQTQSSIRIIQNDLFDVGADLCVPESEEPLEYTPLRVTAEQVAQLEDWIDQANEVLSPLTSFILPGGNQASALLHQARTICRRAEVHIYQLLNEERINPLILTYVNRLSDLLFVLARVENDNGTADILWKPGGDESKTAEK; translated from the coding sequence ATGGTCTACTTGAACAAAATCTATACACGAACGGGAGACACCGGAGAGACTTCACTCGGAGATGGAACTCGCGTCCCGAAAGATCATCCAAGGATTATCGCCTACGGAACGATCGACGAATTGAACTCAGCTTTGGGAACGGTGACTGCGCTGTCTCAACCAACATCCCAGACTCAATCGTCGATTCGAATCATCCAGAACGACCTCTTCGATGTGGGTGCTGATCTTTGTGTTCCGGAGAGTGAAGAGCCCCTTGAGTACACGCCGCTTCGAGTCACAGCTGAGCAAGTCGCTCAACTTGAAGACTGGATCGACCAAGCCAACGAAGTTCTTTCACCACTCACGAGCTTCATTCTGCCAGGGGGAAACCAAGCTTCTGCGTTGCTCCATCAGGCCCGAACAATTTGTCGACGGGCCGAAGTACACATCTACCAGCTACTCAATGAAGAACGGATCAACCCACTCATTCTCACCTACGTCAATCGCCTGAGTGACTTGCTCTTCGTGCTGGCCCGCGTTGAAAACGACAACGGCACAGCAGACATTTTATGGAAGCCAGGCGGAGACGAGTCCAAGACCGCCGAAAAATAA
- a CDS encoding MoaD/ThiS family protein, translated as MVNVEFFGIPRQRTGVSTTTLQAATIGQLLDHLAQQYPNFRNSCMDGEQLTSDVLVSVNGRTTTRDRSFPLGDDDDVLLLSADVGG; from the coding sequence ATGGTCAACGTTGAATTCTTCGGAATTCCAAGGCAGCGGACCGGAGTCTCGACGACCACTCTTCAAGCTGCGACGATCGGTCAACTTCTCGATCATCTCGCGCAGCAATATCCCAATTTCCGAAACTCATGTATGGATGGGGAACAGCTCACCAGCGATGTTCTCGTTTCCGTAAACGGAAGAACGACAACTCGAGACAGATCCTTCCCACTTGGAGACGATGACGACGTATTGCTCTTGTCTGCCGACGTTGGTGGCTAA
- a CDS encoding carbohydrate kinase, whose amino-acid sequence MSEHRPIIVGLGELLWDVFPDERRPGGAPANVAFQAEQLGNQGIVVSRVGTDELGEEIVDFLKSKGLKTHGIQHDEEVPTGTVTVEFDERNQPKYVIHEGVAWDRLEFTDDLAEIMKSASAVCFGTLAQRESKSRETILKAVQSVQDDCLKVYDVNLRQNYYAADWIRNSLNLSTVVKLNDEEVEVIAPLFDFSRDEVKFAQQVIEEFSTELVCITRGAKGCCLVSADEVVEVEGKPVQVADTVGAGDAFTAGLITSLLRKRTLHEAGNFANQVGGIVASHQGAMPELKEKFDELRSSVF is encoded by the coding sequence ATGTCTGAGCATCGCCCCATTATCGTTGGCCTCGGAGAACTCCTGTGGGATGTCTTCCCGGACGAACGACGACCCGGAGGAGCACCGGCGAATGTGGCATTTCAAGCTGAGCAACTCGGCAATCAGGGAATCGTCGTCAGTCGTGTCGGAACTGATGAGTTGGGCGAAGAGATTGTAGACTTTCTGAAGTCGAAGGGTTTGAAGACGCATGGGATCCAGCACGATGAAGAGGTTCCGACCGGGACTGTGACCGTAGAGTTCGATGAGCGAAATCAGCCGAAATATGTGATCCACGAAGGCGTCGCTTGGGATCGTCTGGAATTCACTGATGACCTTGCAGAGATCATGAAGTCTGCGAGTGCTGTCTGTTTCGGAACTCTAGCTCAGCGCGAGTCAAAATCTCGGGAGACAATCCTGAAGGCTGTTCAGTCCGTGCAGGATGACTGTTTGAAAGTGTATGACGTTAACCTCAGACAAAACTATTACGCCGCGGACTGGATTCGAAATTCACTCAACCTCTCGACCGTTGTGAAATTGAACGACGAAGAAGTCGAAGTCATCGCGCCGCTTTTCGACTTTAGTCGCGATGAAGTCAAATTCGCTCAGCAAGTCATTGAGGAGTTTTCGACTGAGCTTGTCTGCATCACTCGGGGTGCCAAAGGCTGCTGCCTTGTGAGTGCAGATGAAGTTGTCGAGGTCGAGGGCAAGCCGGTTCAGGTGGCCGATACAGTCGGTGCAGGAGATGCGTTCACCGCCGGGTTGATCACGTCTCTGCTTCGAAAGCGAACGCTCCATGAGGCGGGGAACTTTGCGAATCAGGTTGGCGGCATCGTCGCGTCGCATCAGGGGGCAATGCCGGAGCTGAAAGAGAAGTTTGACGAACTGCGCTCCTCGGTCTTTTAA
- a CDS encoding flotillin family protein, whose amino-acid sequence MLEVFIPTLVFLSILLVGFLIAMSRFYRKVGPEEALVKTGWGGMSVVSGGGMWVIPIAHRVEHMDLSVKRIEIARRETSGLICKDNVRADIEVAFFVRVNNTTQDILQVAQALGCRRASEKAALVELFDAKFSEALKTVGKHFDFVDLYTERDQFKEEILKHIGTDLNGYVLDDCAIDYLEQTPITHLNEMNILDAEGIKKITNLTAQEHIQANDIRREKEKTIKKQDVEAQEAILELEKQRVEATEKQKREIAEIAAREHAEAAKVQEEQRLRSESARISTEEELAIAEENKLRQIIVAQKNKERTNAVENERVEKDRLLEVTERERIVGLAEIEKEKVIEVEKRNIQDVIRERVVVERSVVEEQQRIKDTEEFATADREKRVAITLAEKQAEESLVKEIKAAEAQKQAATFEADKVVIEADAKLSAAEKETASKKLLAEARQAEAAADGLAEVQVMTMRADALEKEGTAEATVVERKLVAEAKGQKAKAEAIEKEGMAEATVLEQKYYAEAKGIEQKAEAMKLFDGVGREHEEFKLRLNKDKEIEIAAINAQKDIAREQSGIVGAALESARIDIVGGETEFFDRIVDSIKAGKSVDRYIGNSQVLTDVKNTFFDGSGSQDFSENLVGFVSQFGLKIEDVKDLSVAALLTKLLFESDDDGTTSSLKRLQRYLKDAGLMDKKVGALGLGMIPSSESSD is encoded by the coding sequence ATGTTGGAAGTATTTATACCGACGCTCGTGTTTCTCTCGATTCTGCTCGTGGGCTTTCTCATCGCGATGTCGCGATTCTATCGCAAGGTCGGTCCAGAAGAAGCATTGGTGAAAACCGGATGGGGCGGCATGAGTGTCGTCTCCGGCGGCGGAATGTGGGTCATTCCGATTGCTCACCGCGTCGAACATATGGACCTGTCGGTCAAACGCATCGAAATCGCCCGTCGAGAGACTTCGGGTTTGATCTGCAAAGACAATGTCCGGGCAGATATTGAAGTTGCCTTCTTCGTTCGCGTGAACAACACGACTCAGGACATTCTTCAAGTCGCTCAGGCCCTGGGATGTCGGCGAGCGTCCGAGAAGGCTGCGCTCGTTGAACTCTTCGATGCCAAGTTTTCTGAAGCACTTAAGACTGTCGGAAAGCACTTTGACTTCGTTGATCTCTACACAGAGCGGGATCAGTTTAAGGAAGAAATTCTTAAGCACATCGGGACGGACTTAAACGGATATGTCCTCGACGACTGCGCGATTGACTATCTCGAACAAACTCCGATCACGCACCTGAACGAGATGAATATTCTCGACGCAGAGGGTATTAAGAAAATTACAAACCTCACTGCGCAGGAACACATTCAGGCCAACGACATCCGGAGAGAAAAAGAGAAAACGATTAAGAAGCAGGATGTCGAAGCTCAGGAAGCGATTCTTGAACTCGAAAAGCAACGAGTGGAAGCGACTGAGAAGCAGAAACGCGAGATCGCCGAGATCGCCGCTCGAGAACATGCTGAAGCTGCCAAGGTCCAGGAAGAACAGCGTCTTCGATCTGAATCGGCACGCATCAGCACCGAAGAAGAGCTTGCAATCGCAGAAGAAAACAAGCTGCGTCAGATCATCGTCGCCCAAAAGAACAAAGAGCGAACAAATGCTGTTGAAAACGAGCGAGTCGAGAAAGACCGACTCCTCGAAGTCACAGAAAGAGAACGAATCGTTGGCCTCGCCGAGATCGAAAAAGAGAAAGTGATCGAGGTCGAGAAACGCAACATTCAGGATGTCATCCGTGAGCGTGTTGTAGTTGAACGATCCGTTGTCGAAGAACAACAGCGAATCAAGGATACCGAAGAGTTCGCGACTGCTGATCGAGAAAAGCGTGTCGCGATTACTCTCGCCGAGAAGCAGGCTGAAGAATCACTGGTTAAAGAAATCAAAGCTGCCGAAGCTCAGAAGCAGGCTGCGACCTTCGAAGCAGACAAAGTTGTGATCGAGGCCGATGCCAAACTCTCTGCCGCTGAGAAAGAGACCGCTTCCAAGAAGCTTCTCGCGGAAGCCCGTCAGGCAGAAGCGGCAGCGGATGGATTGGCCGAAGTTCAAGTGATGACCATGCGTGCTGACGCTCTTGAGAAAGAGGGAACAGCAGAAGCGACAGTGGTCGAGCGAAAGCTTGTCGCCGAAGCCAAAGGGCAGAAAGCCAAAGCCGAAGCGATCGAGAAAGAAGGAATGGCCGAAGCGACTGTCCTGGAGCAAAAGTACTACGCAGAAGCCAAAGGCATCGAGCAGAAGGCCGAAGCGATGAAACTGTTCGATGGTGTCGGGCGTGAGCACGAAGAGTTCAAACTTCGACTTAACAAGGACAAAGAGATCGAAATCGCTGCGATCAACGCACAAAAAGATATTGCTCGTGAACAGTCAGGAATCGTGGGTGCTGCCCTCGAATCTGCACGAATCGATATCGTCGGTGGCGAGACAGAATTCTTCGATCGCATTGTCGACTCCATCAAAGCTGGGAAATCAGTCGATCGATACATCGGGAACTCGCAGGTCCTCACGGATGTCAAGAACACGTTCTTCGATGGGAGTGGTTCTCAGGACTTCTCTGAAAACCTTGTCGGGTTCGTCAGCCAGTTCGGTTTGAAGATTGAAGACGTCAAAGACCTGTCCGTGGCTGCATTGCTCACGAAGCTTCTGTTTGAATCCGATGACGACGGAACGACATCAAGCCTGAAACGGCTTCAGCGGTATCTGAAGGATGCTGGTTTGATGGACAAGAAAGTCGGAGCACTCGGACTGGGAATGATTCCATCCAGTGAGAGCAGTGACTGA
- a CDS encoding DNA repair ATPase — translation MSETAPQPDSESKLESGTYEILQNRLRKHADELRSRLAKLNEERKQVFGSIELKLLNTERITTENNCIPRDMIAVGDQFLFGYNVQFGLKSERSLSDVFGVYEFDNDSKTFSLRPLDLIRLPAFEKDFQDVYRYYKNATFEKFFVRGVHLYMVFRVGRDFNDIKSFKWLMSGGALEYLGNRSDHEVRYPPQHEFEWIKTTRDMQRHGLHPHISVEDKIFVETVGGDLTIKVEDNTESGKGVYEELVENSDQTLDDADIYYAFVGHTILLKIRPYQETVWRYIVFNEKTQKASRVDSIADSCVLLPDDQGLIFSNGYYLQSGEQKTFETSLQGLIFERRVVSPNGEDTLYVFYQPKLGDYVLLGYNVIEQKVDTPIVCHGFTMFQGGEMILQKSQQEAQKHHAIQVWQTPYVGEDYQAPTRTDSYLYKIGNRDIVRAMAECHEILGLVDKDDRYTGLYVDLEKRAIDVLDSYFWINQDDAFNLAIPLQDVRKTAAAAVDEYEKVVRVRKNTRTQTDSIVQQTRELLNRLGRQRFETIEEYVQSLSDFRRIRGDIIGLRELRYADLELIASIEKEVAEASEQLSHRCVNFLLQDDALSPYVAAIEEEQAAIDRLERVAEAREVESRIADSADELEMLIEIVSNLKIDDATQRTSIIDKISAIFSRLNTARATLKRKTQELASVEGAAEFSSQLKLLNQSVVNYLDVCDTPQRCEEYLTKLMVQLEELEGKFAEFDEFILQLTEKREEIASAFESRRMLLVEKRNRRANALADAADRILKGVKNRVDSMDEVRDIHGYFASDLMIEKVRNIVADLEELGDSVKVDDIQSKLKSIRDDSVRQLKDRKELYEDGDHVIRFGNHRFSVNTQVLDLTLVFRDGEPNFHLTGTDFYEPIGSAELRETEEVWSMEVISENANVYRAEYLAYQILLAIQSGGISLSDEVKSDRSQADEFEVAELLPVVQRFMGPRYREGYTKGVHDHDAAIILQSLLKIHSECGLLRYSPQARAIANLYWWNFGDSKVKKRVESKLSGFGVVSELFPGLDQQKAYISELQGQLWEWLSVCGLFTNNDFYGELGRDSLLLREAAEYLFEELTDPDRKSRGNVFVTSQTSADLFSEFHKELDRREADQKFADAMKAVSRDTSSCFELARDWITAFLINHQKGKQLISYRDEVAELIMDGQLESTAIVSAQLETKLEGMTGSHPVISNGVYQLQFHQFNHRLARFASEIVPKYERFHALKKQMIEAAQVDMQLEDFQPRVLTSFVRNKLIDQVYLPLIGDNLAKQIGTSGEGKRTDRQGLLLLISPPGYGKTTLMEYIANRLGIIFMKINGPALGHEVTSLDPNAAPNAGAREEIDKLNLAFEMGDNVMIYLDDIQHCHPEFLQKFISLCDAQRKIEGVYKGVAKTYDFRGKKVAVVMAGNPYTESGEKFRIPDMLSNRADIYNLGEIIGDSARAFELSYIENALTSNPVLTQLASRSQKDVHAVVELAERVRRGEEMSSEGVEFESNYSIEELNEFVQTMTKLMRARDVVLKVNQAYIASAAQNDDYRTEPPFLLQGSYRNMNRIAEKVMPIMDDAELETLIDSSYQNDAQTLTSGTEANLLKFRELNGTLTASQNERWEAIKKTFRQNVKMKGIDADDKVGQVILTINSLNEGLDSIRSAVVDGATALSKTTQADPRDDESTQLQENLQTELRTLSGHFQAGLQQLAQLVDRPLNVSLPPIEIPPLEVQWPQNLPVASTQKVSEPSEVSQDQTREMSDRITVVNKLPRSVYGVLESQFSLMQEWMKPLTEMAVKNQGELSQLVPMVEQCLKDYRKLLRNIESAKER, via the coding sequence ATGTCCGAAACAGCTCCGCAGCCTGATTCTGAATCGAAGCTGGAATCCGGGACCTATGAGATCCTGCAGAATCGCCTGCGCAAGCATGCTGACGAACTTCGTTCACGCCTCGCGAAGTTGAATGAAGAACGCAAGCAAGTTTTCGGCTCGATCGAGTTGAAGCTGTTAAACACCGAACGGATTACAACTGAGAATAACTGTATTCCTCGTGACATGATCGCTGTCGGCGATCAGTTTCTGTTCGGCTACAACGTTCAGTTCGGTCTGAAGTCAGAAAGAAGCTTGTCGGATGTCTTTGGCGTCTATGAGTTTGACAATGACTCGAAAACATTCAGTTTACGTCCTCTCGATTTGATTCGGCTTCCCGCTTTCGAAAAAGACTTCCAGGACGTCTACCGCTATTACAAGAACGCCACGTTTGAGAAGTTCTTTGTGCGCGGAGTACACCTGTACATGGTGTTTCGCGTTGGCAGAGACTTCAACGATATCAAATCGTTTAAGTGGCTGATGAGTGGCGGGGCACTTGAATATTTAGGGAATCGAAGCGATCACGAGGTTCGATATCCACCTCAACACGAATTTGAGTGGATTAAGACGACTCGTGACATGCAGCGGCACGGGCTGCATCCGCACATTTCGGTTGAAGACAAGATTTTCGTCGAGACTGTCGGCGGAGATCTCACGATCAAAGTGGAAGACAATACCGAATCGGGCAAGGGGGTCTATGAGGAGCTTGTCGAGAACTCGGATCAGACACTCGACGATGCGGACATCTATTATGCCTTCGTCGGCCATACGATTCTGCTGAAGATTCGTCCTTACCAGGAAACTGTCTGGAGATATATCGTCTTCAATGAGAAGACGCAAAAGGCAAGTCGAGTCGATTCCATCGCGGATTCCTGTGTTCTTCTGCCTGACGACCAAGGGCTCATTTTCTCGAATGGTTACTATCTTCAAAGTGGCGAGCAGAAAACCTTCGAGACGAGTCTGCAGGGGTTAATCTTCGAGCGACGCGTTGTTTCTCCAAACGGGGAAGACACGCTTTATGTCTTCTACCAGCCCAAACTGGGTGATTACGTACTGCTCGGATACAACGTGATCGAGCAGAAAGTCGATACTCCCATCGTCTGTCATGGCTTCACGATGTTTCAGGGTGGTGAGATGATCCTGCAGAAGTCTCAGCAGGAAGCCCAGAAACATCATGCGATACAGGTCTGGCAGACTCCTTACGTGGGAGAAGACTATCAGGCACCAACTCGAACGGACTCTTATCTCTACAAAATCGGCAATCGTGATATCGTTCGGGCGATGGCTGAGTGTCACGAAATTCTAGGCCTCGTCGACAAGGATGACAGATACACCGGGCTGTATGTCGATCTCGAAAAACGGGCGATCGACGTTCTTGACAGCTACTTTTGGATCAATCAGGACGATGCATTCAATCTGGCGATTCCTCTACAGGATGTTCGCAAGACTGCTGCTGCTGCGGTTGATGAATACGAGAAGGTCGTTCGCGTCCGGAAGAATACAAGGACCCAGACTGACTCGATCGTTCAGCAGACGCGTGAGCTGCTTAATCGTCTGGGACGACAACGATTTGAAACCATTGAGGAGTACGTTCAATCGCTCTCGGACTTCAGACGAATTCGAGGGGACATCATTGGCCTTCGTGAGCTTCGATATGCGGACCTCGAGTTGATTGCCAGCATCGAGAAAGAGGTTGCGGAAGCTTCGGAACAACTGTCACACCGATGTGTGAACTTCCTTTTGCAAGACGACGCACTCTCGCCCTACGTGGCTGCAATTGAGGAAGAACAGGCGGCGATCGATCGGCTCGAAAGAGTTGCTGAGGCGCGAGAGGTTGAGTCTCGCATTGCCGATTCGGCCGACGAACTTGAGATGTTGATTGAGATCGTCAGCAATCTGAAAATCGATGATGCGACGCAACGCACATCAATCATCGACAAGATTTCCGCGATCTTTTCCCGTCTCAACACAGCCCGGGCGACGCTGAAGCGGAAGACTCAGGAACTTGCTTCTGTTGAAGGTGCGGCGGAGTTTTCGAGTCAGTTGAAGCTGCTCAACCAGTCGGTCGTAAATTACCTCGACGTCTGCGACACTCCTCAGCGATGTGAGGAGTACCTCACGAAGTTAATGGTGCAGCTTGAAGAACTCGAGGGAAAGTTCGCCGAGTTCGATGAGTTCATTCTGCAACTGACAGAGAAGCGAGAAGAGATCGCGAGCGCGTTTGAGTCGCGCCGCATGCTTCTGGTCGAAAAGCGGAATCGACGAGCCAACGCTCTCGCTGATGCTGCAGATCGAATTCTCAAGGGAGTCAAAAATCGCGTCGATTCGATGGATGAAGTTCGCGACATCCACGGATATTTTGCTTCGGACCTGATGATTGAAAAGGTCCGGAACATTGTTGCCGATCTGGAGGAGTTGGGTGACAGCGTCAAAGTTGACGACATCCAATCCAAGCTGAAGTCGATCCGCGATGACTCTGTTCGTCAGCTCAAAGACAGAAAAGAACTCTACGAAGACGGCGACCATGTGATTCGATTCGGGAATCACCGGTTTTCTGTGAATACACAGGTTCTCGATCTGACGCTGGTTTTTCGGGACGGCGAACCGAATTTTCATCTGACTGGGACGGACTTTTACGAGCCAATCGGGAGTGCTGAACTTCGGGAAACTGAAGAAGTCTGGTCGATGGAGGTGATCAGCGAGAACGCAAACGTCTACCGAGCGGAGTATCTAGCCTATCAAATCTTGTTAGCAATTCAGTCAGGTGGAATCTCCTTAAGTGACGAGGTTAAATCGGATCGTTCACAGGCCGATGAGTTCGAGGTGGCTGAACTCCTGCCTGTCGTTCAGCGATTTATGGGGCCACGTTATCGGGAAGGGTACACCAAGGGAGTTCACGATCATGATGCTGCGATTATTCTTCAATCGCTGCTGAAGATTCATTCAGAATGTGGTCTGCTTCGTTATTCCCCACAGGCTCGGGCCATCGCGAATTTGTACTGGTGGAACTTTGGCGATTCCAAGGTTAAGAAAAGAGTTGAATCGAAGCTGTCAGGGTTTGGGGTCGTCTCGGAACTATTCCCGGGACTGGATCAGCAGAAGGCATACATTTCTGAACTCCAGGGCCAACTTTGGGAATGGCTCTCTGTTTGTGGTCTGTTTACGAACAATGATTTCTACGGGGAACTCGGACGTGACTCGCTGTTGTTGCGTGAGGCTGCCGAATATCTGTTTGAGGAACTGACGGACCCCGATCGAAAGTCACGCGGCAACGTCTTTGTGACTTCGCAGACGTCGGCGGATCTCTTTTCCGAGTTTCATAAAGAATTGGATCGACGCGAAGCGGACCAGAAATTTGCTGATGCGATGAAAGCTGTCAGTCGAGATACAAGCTCGTGTTTCGAACTCGCCCGTGACTGGATTACGGCATTCCTCATCAATCACCAAAAGGGCAAGCAGCTTATCAGCTACCGCGATGAAGTGGCTGAACTGATCATGGATGGCCAACTCGAATCGACAGCGATCGTCTCAGCGCAACTCGAAACGAAACTCGAGGGCATGACTGGGAGCCATCCCGTTATTTCGAATGGTGTCTATCAACTTCAGTTCCATCAGTTCAATCATCGGCTTGCCCGTTTTGCGAGTGAGATCGTGCCGAAGTATGAACGCTTCCATGCTCTAAAAAAGCAGATGATTGAAGCTGCTCAGGTTGATATGCAGCTGGAAGATTTTCAGCCTCGGGTGTTGACATCGTTCGTCCGAAACAAGTTGATCGATCAGGTTTATCTGCCCCTCATCGGGGATAATCTTGCCAAGCAAATTGGAACAAGCGGCGAAGGGAAGAGGACCGATCGACAGGGCTTGTTGTTGCTCATTTCACCGCCTGGCTACGGTAAAACGACGTTGATGGAGTACATCGCGAATCGTCTGGGGATCATCTTTATGAAGATCAACGGACCTGCGCTCGGGCATGAGGTCACTTCGCTTGATCCAAATGCCGCTCCGAATGCTGGGGCTCGAGAGGAGATTGACAAGCTCAATCTCGCTTTCGAGATGGGAGACAACGTGATGATCTATCTGGACGACATTCAGCACTGTCATCCAGAGTTCTTGCAGAAGTTTATTAGCTTGTGTGACGCGCAGCGGAAAATTGAAGGAGTATACAAAGGGGTCGCGAAGACCTACGACTTCCGCGGCAAGAAGGTCGCCGTCGTGATGGCGGGTAACCCGTATACGGAGAGTGGCGAGAAGTTTCGCATTCCAGACATGTTGAGCAATCGAGCCGATATCTACAACCTCGGAGAGATTATCGGCGACAGTGCCCGGGCCTTCGAACTGAGCTATATCGAAAATGCTTTAACGTCGAATCCTGTGTTGACTCAGCTGGCGAGTCGATCGCAGAAAGATGTTCACGCTGTTGTTGAGCTTGCAGAACGAGTCCGCCGCGGAGAGGAAATGTCCTCCGAAGGCGTCGAATTTGAATCGAATTATTCGATTGAAGAACTCAATGAATTCGTGCAAACGATGACCAAGCTCATGCGGGCGCGTGACGTCGTGCTGAAAGTGAATCAAGCATACATCGCGTCAGCTGCTCAGAATGATGACTATCGAACGGAACCTCCGTTCTTACTGCAGGGGTCATATCGAAACATGAATCGGATCGCTGAAAAAGTGATGCCGATTATGGATGATGCTGAGTTGGAAACGCTGATCGACTCCAGCTATCAGAATGATGCTCAAACATTGACTTCAGGAACTGAAGCGAACCTTCTGAAGTTTCGAGAACTCAATGGGACGTTAACAGCTTCGCAAAACGAGCGATGGGAAGCGATTAAGAAAACGTTCCGGCAGAATGTGAAGATGAAAGGCATTGATGCGGACGACAAAGTTGGCCAGGTCATTCTCACGATCAACTCGCTGAATGAAGGGCTTGATTCGATTCGCTCTGCCGTTGTCGACGGAGCGACTGCGCTCTCGAAGACGACTCAAGCTGATCCACGAGATGATGAATCGACTCAGCTGCAAGAGAATCTTCAAACCGAACTTCGAACACTCAGCGGCCACTTTCAGGCAGGTTTACAACAACTCGCGCAACTCGTCGATCGCCCACTGAATGTCTCTCTCCCCCCGATTGAGATTCCTCCGCTCGAAGTTCAATGGCCTCAGAATCTTCCAGTCGCTTCGACGCAGAAGGTGTCGGAACCTTCCGAAGTGAGCCAGGATCAGACTCGTGAAATGTCAGACCGAATCACAGTCGTGAACAAACTGCCCCGTTCGGTTTATGGAGTCTTGGAATCTCAATTCAGTCTCATGCAGGAATGGATGAAGCCGCTGACTGAAATGGCAGTGAAGAATCAGGGCGAACTCTCTCAGCTTGTGCCGATGGTCGAACAGTGCCTGAAAGACTATCGAAAGCTTCTGCGCAATATCGAGTCAGCCAAAGAACGATAG
- a CDS encoding phosphopantothenoylcysteine decarboxylase: MRVLVTAGPTREYLDEVRYLSNASSGKMGYAIVSAGLKLGWEMVLVSGPVDLPPPPGCEFHPVVTTREMRDASVEEFDNCDGVIAAAAVCDYRPIVRVAGKLSKTGNPVTIEMIETDDVLAELGNRKNDRWVVGFALEAQNPRENALQKLRRKNCDWIVLNSPTAIGADSNQVELIAADETTQATWAGSKSEVADSLIHWIAENQDRRYGQR; this comes from the coding sequence ATGCGTGTGCTCGTGACCGCTGGCCCCACTCGGGAGTACCTTGATGAAGTCCGTTACCTGTCGAATGCCAGCAGCGGGAAAATGGGTTACGCCATTGTCAGCGCCGGGCTAAAACTCGGTTGGGAGATGGTTCTCGTCAGCGGACCCGTCGACCTGCCTCCTCCTCCCGGTTGTGAATTTCATCCTGTTGTAACAACTCGCGAAATGCGCGATGCTTCGGTTGAAGAGTTCGACAATTGCGACGGAGTCATCGCCGCGGCCGCTGTCTGTGATTACCGCCCGATCGTTCGAGTCGCTGGCAAGCTGTCTAAAACGGGAAACCCAGTCACCATCGAAATGATCGAGACCGACGATGTTCTGGCCGAACTCGGAAACAGAAAGAACGACCGGTGGGTTGTCGGGTTTGCACTCGAAGCCCAAAACCCTCGCGAAAACGCACTCCAAAAACTTCGACGGAAAAACTGCGACTGGATCGTCTTGAACTCACCGACAGCCATCGGAGCCGATTCCAATCAAGTCGAACTCATCGCAGCAGACGAAACGACGCAGGCAACATGGGCTGGATCAAAATCTGAAGTCGCAGATTCGCTCATCCATTGGATCGCTGAGAATCAGGACCGTCGCTATGGTCAACGTTGA